Genomic segment of Shewanella sp. OMA3-2:
ATCATGGTAGTGGTTGCACTTTATCATCAGCAATTGCCAGCTTTTTGGCACAAAATTTTGTTTTGCACGATGCTATCGTTTTAGCAAAAGCCTATGTTAATAACGGCCTTAAGCACAGTACTAAACTGGGTCAAGGCCCTGGATGTTTAGCCAGAACCGGTTGGCCAACCTCGCTTGAATTAATGCCGCATATTGTAAAGTTAGCAGCAGATTCGACAACTACCGATACTGCGCCAGAAGGTGCAAGTCCCGCGGTTAAGTCAAAGCTGACAATTGAGCAGCAAGTTGAGGGTTCACAGGCTAAAACAGCTGCATTTAATTTCACCAAATTGTCGACGCCATTAGGCATTTACCCTGTAGTGTCGTCGGTAGATATGTTAGAGCAGTTATTGCAAGCGGGTTGTAAAACAGTGCAGCTGCGGATAAAACAAGATGCTGAATATCCACTTTCATCTTCTAATGACAAGGTGCACAGTTTTGTCGATGAACAGCACAAAGCTATGTGGTTATCGAAATATGGCTCAGGGAACTCAATCTCAGCTCCGATAGCCTTAGCGCCGCTAATTGCCACTAACCACCACCTAGAAACGCACCAGTTAGAGCAACAGCAGCTGGAGCAACAAATACAGCGGGCAATTCAGCTAGGCCAAGACTTTAATGCCCAATTGTTTATTAATGATCATTGGCAGCTTGCGCTTAAGCATGGTGCATTTGGAGTACATTTAGGCCAAGAGGATGCCTTAGTTGCAGATTTATCAGCCCTTGCTGCAAATAATATCGCGCTTGGGTTATCTAGCCACAGTTACTTTGAAATACTGCTAGCGACTCAATTGCAGCCATCCTATATTGCCTTAGGGCATATATTTGCCACCACCACTAAACAGATGCCATCTAAGCCACAGGGGTTATCTAAACTGGCTTGTTATGTGTCGCTATTAAATGGCCATTATCCTACCGTAGCTATCGGGGGAATTGATGGTGATTGCTTAAAAGAGGTTGCCGAAACAGGCGTAAATAATGTTGCTGTGGTGCGAGCGATAACCCAGGCCAAAGATACCACAGTTGCCTATAAAAGCTTGAGTGAGCAATGGCAGCAATTAACCGAGCCGTCATTTCAAACTGAAACAACACAGCAAACTGAATCGACTTCTCAAACCAGATCGACTCCGCCAACTCAGTCTGAACGACAAACCCAGTACCAAGACGTTGACATTACCGCTACCCAAACGCATTTGGAGGGCATATGAAAGTCAGCCTAAATGATCATGAATACATTCGGTATTCAAAACAAATGTTACTGACAGATGTGTCTGAACAAGGCCAGTTAGCCTTGATGAATGCTACCGCTATTATCGTAGGAGTTGGTGGTTTAGGGCAGCTGGTGGCGCAATACTTAGCTGCATCTGGAGTGAGTATAATTCATCTTATTGATGGCGATAAAGTGGAGCTGTCTAACTTGCCTAGACAAATATTGTTTAATATCGATGATATAGGGATTAATAAAGCCAGTGTTGCTGTGAAAAAATTACATCAAAGGAATGTGAATTGTGACTTGAGCGCTCATCAGGTGTTGATTGGTGCAGATAATTATCAAGCATTGTTTAACAGCCTGATACCAACATCTTTACCCGCTAATGGCACTTCGTCTGTCGTATTGTTTGACTGTAGCGACAACTTTGCGACCCGGCAATTAGTTAATCGGATCGCAATTGAATATAAATTGCCGCTGATCAGTGCATCAATATCTGCCGATCAAGGCCAATGGTTCGCCTATCTACCTTTGGCTGCATCGTCTGCGTCGCAAACTTCAACCATCAATCTTCACGGTTGCTATCACTGCGTTTATCCATCCGACAGCATATTAAGCCAAAATTGTAGCCAAGCAGGGGTGTTAGGCCCAGCAGTTGGCGTTATGGCATCAATGCAGGCATTAGCTGGTATGAATCAGATTATTGGCCGGCCAATAGAGTACGGTGTGTTACATCGTTTTGATGCGAAAAGATTATCCTGGTCAAAAGCCAAAATGAATATTGATAAGCATTGCTATGTTTGCCAGTAACGGTTAGCTCAGTGCTGATAAAAGTCGCTGACTAAGTTTACTGATAAAGCGAGACAGATCAAAGTTGTTGAAAAGTAATACTAACAAACAGAATAGTTAAGGTGCAGTGATGATTGAAATCAACATCAATGGAGAGCTTCAGCGTCTTCAACCCAATACCTCATTAGCCCAAGTGCTAATGCTAAAACAAATAGAGCCCAAAAGCGTTGCACTTGTGGTTAATCAGCAAATCATACCACGCAGCGAGTGGCATCAATACCAATGCCAAGCTAATGATCAAGTTGAATTTTTTTCCGCCGTAGCAGGAGGGTAATATGTTAACGATAGCCGATCATCAATTTGAATCCCGCCTATTCACTGGTACAGGTAAGTTTGCTAATTCGGCCACTATGTTGGCCTCTATCGAAGCGTCAAAGTCACAGTTAGTGACGCTAGCGATGAAGCGTATCGATTTCAAAAATGGACTGGATGATTTACTCAGGCCATTGCAGCAATTAGGGGTAAAACTATTACCTAATACTGCGGGCGCAAGAAATGCCAAAGAGGCCATTTTTGCCGCCGAGCTTGCCTATGAAATGCTAGGCACCAAATGGATTAAGTTAGAAATTCATCCCGATCCAAAATACTTAATGCCCGATCCTATAGAGACATTAATTGCTGCTAAAGCGTTATGTGAAAAAGGCTTTATTGTTTTGCCCTATATTCATGCTGACCCAGTATTGTGCCGGCGTTTAGAAGAAGTGGGCTGCGCTG
This window contains:
- a CDS encoding bifunctional hydroxymethylpyrimidine kinase/phosphomethylpyrimidine kinase, whose amino-acid sequence is MAPTIQHTQRSAWQITQDLAEQNSAKQNSALPIVWTIAGSDSGGGAGIQADLATINDLQCHGCSVITTLTAQNSVKVALVEAVSEKMLLAQLNTLAADMPPKAIKIGLLANQGQLNQLASWLRDFSINRTQTLADGSSIGIILDPVMVASSGDKLNQHRLDFSPFKGVISLITPNQMELISLFEATEAKAANVSGTDDKGGQNKLANIQSNTLDGMVHMAKQVSDYFDCNIVAKGGDAPWQGDKAHDVYISQHVIGGSIEHNNSGFILSSNRVNTVNNHGSGCTLSSAIASFLAQNFVLHDAIVLAKAYVNNGLKHSTKLGQGPGCLARTGWPTSLELMPHIVKLAADSTTTDTAPEGASPAVKSKLTIEQQVEGSQAKTAAFNFTKLSTPLGIYPVVSSVDMLEQLLQAGCKTVQLRIKQDAEYPLSSSNDKVHSFVDEQHKAMWLSKYGSGNSISAPIALAPLIATNHHLETHQLEQQQLEQQIQRAIQLGQDFNAQLFINDHWQLALKHGAFGVHLGQEDALVADLSALAANNIALGLSSHSYFEILLATQLQPSYIALGHIFATTTKQMPSKPQGLSKLACYVSLLNGHYPTVAIGGIDGDCLKEVAETGVNNVAVVRAITQAKDTTVAYKSLSEQWQQLTEPSFQTETTQQTESTSQTRSTPPTQSERQTQYQDVDITATQTHLEGI
- a CDS encoding HesA/MoeB/ThiF family protein, producing MKVSLNDHEYIRYSKQMLLTDVSEQGQLALMNATAIIVGVGGLGQLVAQYLAASGVSIIHLIDGDKVELSNLPRQILFNIDDIGINKASVAVKKLHQRNVNCDLSAHQVLIGADNYQALFNSLIPTSLPANGTSSVVLFDCSDNFATRQLVNRIAIEYKLPLISASISADQGQWFAYLPLAASSASQTSTINLHGCYHCVYPSDSILSQNCSQAGVLGPAVGVMASMQALAGMNQIIGRPIEYGVLHRFDAKRLSWSKAKMNIDKHCYVCQ
- the thiS gene encoding sulfur carrier protein ThiS, which encodes MIEININGELQRLQPNTSLAQVLMLKQIEPKSVALVVNQQIIPRSEWHQYQCQANDQVEFFSAVAGG
- a CDS encoding thiazole synthase yields the protein MLTIADHQFESRLFTGTGKFANSATMLASIEASKSQLVTLAMKRIDFKNGLDDLLRPLQQLGVKLLPNTAGARNAKEAIFAAELAYEMLGTKWIKLEIHPDPKYLMPDPIETLIAAKALCEKGFIVLPYIHADPVLCRRLEEVGCAAVMPLGSPIGSNQGLATQAFLKIIIEQSSIPVIVDAGIGAPSQACHAMEMGADAVLVNTAIASSANPVSMADCFKKAVQSGRQAYEAGLGAVSANAQNTSPLTGFLTSGSVS